The following coding sequences lie in one Apium graveolens cultivar Ventura chromosome 3, ASM990537v1, whole genome shotgun sequence genomic window:
- the LOC141714275 gene encoding uncharacterized protein LOC141714275, whose translation MDGENQNNNENQGNNDEGGNVFDQLAETLAVLVNQQPKPNIVSQFKRLNPPTFDGATDPAIVEMWIQEMEKAFGLLGSNEEQKVTLAVYQLQGSAYDWWLMEKRKNETTNLEENHEPYTWAKFKKALEDKYFPRTVRLQKERDFIRLQQGGRTVIEYEAEFAKLAKYASTLVADESSRARRLEEGLRSDIRNSVASFELQTYEAVLNKALVIERGLAESEKASGSWNKRRFTQTSGQSFQGGPLKKPHVYDNIGGQGDRETCTRCGKNHPDKVCRWNTGACFHCGEVGHKISNCPHNPPPPPRKEADNKMGKGRVFQLTGNDNYRN comes from the coding sequence ATGGATGGAGAAAATCAGAACAACAATGAAAATCAGGGCAATAATGATGAAGGAGGAAACGTCTTTGACCAGCTGGCTGAAACTCTAGCTGTACTTGTGAATCAGCAACCGAAGCCCAACATCGTCTCTCAATTCAAGCGTTTGAACCCGCCAACTTTTGATGGAGCTACAGACCCGGCTATCGTTGAGATGTGGATCcaagagatggaaaaagctttcGGACTTCTGGGGAGCAATGAGGAACAGAAGGTGACCTTAGCTGTGTACCAATTGCAAGGAAGCGCTTACGACTGGTGGCTTATGGAAAAGAGGAAGAATGAGACGACAAATCTTGAAGAAAATCATGAACCGTACACTTGGGCAAAGTTCAAGAAGGCTTTAGAGGACAAGTACTTTCCGAGAACAGTTCGTCTGCAGAAAGAGAGGGACTTCATTCGACTTCAACAAGGTGGAAGAACCGTCATTGAATACGAAGCAGAATTTGCAAAGCTTGCGAAGTACGCGTCGACCCTAGTAGCAGATGAGAGCAGTCGAGCACGAAGATTAGAGGAGGGACTTCGAAGTGACATCAGGAATTCAGTGGCGTCGTTTGAACTTCAGACGTACGAGGCTGTCCTCAACAAGGCGTTAGTGATCGAAAGGGGCTTGGCAGAATCTGAAAAGGCGTCTGGCAGTTGGAATAAGAGGCGGTTCACTCAAACTAGTGGGCAATCTTTTCAAGGGGGACCACTCAAGAAGCCACACGTGTACGATAACATCGGGGGTCAAGGTGATCGAGAGACGTGTACCAGGTGCGGCAAGAATCATCCGGACAAAGTCTGTCGTTGGAATACAGGTGCTTGTTTTCATTGCGGAGAAGTAGGACATAAGATTTCGAATTGTCCGCACAATCCGCCACCGCCACCAAGGAAGGAAGCAGATAACAAGATGGGCAAAGGACGTGTGTTTCAGCTGACAGGAAATGACAACTATCGCAATTAA